The following proteins come from a genomic window of Elusimicrobiota bacterium:
- a CDS encoding cytochrome C oxidase subunit IV family protein, giving the protein MSEKSISNTLFAGLITITLISVAASRLHFGRELAVAVALGFAAVKAALIGWFFMRLRHEGWIVRGAVLVGVFAVLVMAVGILPDIAIQLK; this is encoded by the coding sequence ATGAGTGAAAAATCCATTTCCAACACCCTCTTCGCCGGACTTATCACGATCACCCTTATTAGCGTGGCGGCGTCGCGCCTGCACTTCGGTCGAGAATTGGCCGTGGCCGTCGCCTTGGGCTTTGCCGCCGTTAAAGCCGCGCTGATCGGCTGGTTTTTCATGCGACTGCGGCACGAAGGGTGGATCGTTCGCGGCGCGGTGTTGGTGGGCGTTTTCGCCGTCTTGGTCATGGCGGTGGGAATCCTCCCGGACATCGCCATCCAGTTGAAATGA
- a CDS encoding SCO family protein, with protein sequence MKSSTRWIFLALGVATLAFGSLIWRSVSRANSADEPLGNVPDFSLPGTTAEGDMPLSRADLAGRFWIANFIFTRCSGPCPIMTGKLAMLQPVLPADVLFVSFSVDPDRDDLDSLRRYARQFEADPKRWRFVRPEKGDLYRIAYEGFRLPVMEDPAAPSGYRVTHSTKFVLVDGEGRIRGYFDSDAADVGERINAALGRLRRSL encoded by the coding sequence ATGAAATCCTCCACTCGCTGGATTTTTCTCGCCCTGGGCGTCGCGACTTTGGCTTTCGGAAGTTTGATTTGGCGGTCGGTGTCGCGGGCAAATTCGGCCGACGAGCCGCTGGGAAACGTTCCCGACTTTTCGCTGCCCGGCACCACAGCGGAGGGGGATATGCCCCTGAGCCGCGCGGATTTGGCCGGCCGGTTTTGGATCGCCAATTTCATTTTCACCCGGTGTTCGGGGCCCTGCCCCATCATGACCGGCAAGCTGGCGATGCTGCAGCCCGTGTTGCCGGCCGACGTCCTGTTCGTGAGTTTTTCCGTCGACCCGGACCGCGACGACCTGGATTCACTTCGGCGGTACGCGCGGCAATTTGAGGCCGATCCGAAACGGTGGCGGTTTGTTCGGCCTGAGAAGGGCGATTTGTATCGGATCGCCTACGAAGGATTTCGGTTGCCCGTCATGGAAGACCCGGCCGCGCCTTCGGGTTATCGGGTGACACACAGCACAAAGTTCGTTTTGGTGGATGGCGAAGGACGGATTCGCGGGTATTTTGATTCGGACGCGGCCGATGTGGGCGAGCGCATCAACGCCGCCCTCGGCCGATTGCGGAGGTCTTTGTGA
- the coxB gene encoding cytochrome c oxidase subunit II, with protein MKRLRALVIILGSATIFSLGLGWLFSAYPMMPLAASQEAVRVDRAFNGLLWLSIPIYALVMCSLIYSLSAFKSSDDKARGEEFEHSRGRWVEGLWLGVSLVLTLGLAGFGSYELKHILADQKHADMEIQVNASQFSWEFFYPEHEAYKPQLYLPVNKKVRLILKSADVLHSFWVPEFRLKQDVLPNRVTQMVITPTVKGDYQLRCSELCGLDHTIMTAQVHVVDDETYAKQFTEGESW; from the coding sequence GTGAAGCGTTTGCGCGCGTTGGTCATCATTCTTGGAAGCGCGACCATTTTCAGCCTCGGGTTGGGATGGTTGTTCAGCGCCTACCCCATGATGCCCCTGGCCGCCAGCCAGGAGGCCGTGCGGGTTGACCGCGCGTTCAACGGTCTGCTTTGGCTTTCGATCCCGATTTACGCTTTGGTGATGTGTTCGTTGATTTACTCTCTTTCCGCGTTTAAATCCTCCGATGACAAAGCGCGGGGTGAAGAATTCGAACACAGCCGGGGACGCTGGGTGGAAGGTCTCTGGCTTGGCGTGAGCTTGGTTTTGACCCTGGGTTTGGCGGGGTTTGGTTCCTATGAATTGAAGCACATCCTGGCCGATCAAAAACACGCCGACATGGAAATCCAAGTCAACGCCTCGCAGTTTTCCTGGGAATTTTTTTATCCCGAACACGAGGCTTACAAACCCCAATTGTATTTGCCCGTCAACAAAAAGGTGCGGTTGATTTTAAAATCCGCCGATGTCCTCCACTCGTTTTGGGTTCCTGAATTCCGTTTAAAACAAGATGTGCTCCCTAATCGGGTCACTCAAATGGTGATCACACCAACGGTGAAAGGCGATTACCAATTACGGTGCTCCGAGTTGTGCGGCCTCGATCACACAATCATGACCGCCCAAGTGCATGTGGTGGATGACGAAACCTACGCCAAACAATTTACGGAAGGAGAGAGCTGGTGA
- a CDS encoding cbb3-type cytochrome c oxidase subunit I: MNLGLVRGIAAGVAAFLALYFGLKTKLPHEGSATIAYVVSLVVYLAVGGGWAAFQRWLNGTEEPEIHGPRRYFDFTTDHKVVGIQYLCAAFFLFFYAGILALIMRTELAKPGEQVIGFQTYNTLVGMHGIGMVIVALTAIIGGFGNYFVPLQIGAKDMAFPRLNALSFWLVPPAALILIAALFNGGVDFGWTAYAPLSTRGPMGKLFFLLAFATAGFSSVFGAINLLVTIIRMRAKGLTFWRLPIFVHSIGASSAITLIATSVVASSLFLVIFDRVLGTSFFDATRGGSALLYQHLFWFYSHPAVYIMALPGFGLMLEILPVFARKPLFIYRWVVVSFWAIVILSCIVWAHHLFTSGMWALLNFPFMITTELISVPTGIVFLSALGTIWRGSIRITPAFLFAASIVANFMIGGLTGIFLADVPTDLHMHDTLFVTAHFHFTIVGAAIFALFAGFYFWFPKFTGKTMNAKWGMVHFWSFFASFNATFIPMFWTGSHGLRRRVADYSVDMSGVQMWISCSAFFIFLATLIFLVNVLRSMRKGAAAPENPWNAGTLEWTLPSPPPVHNFNRPPEVIRSPYTRVV; the protein is encoded by the coding sequence GTGAACCTGGGACTCGTGCGAGGCATCGCCGCCGGCGTCGCGGCGTTTTTGGCGCTGTATTTCGGACTCAAAACAAAATTACCCCATGAAGGGTCGGCGACCATCGCTTACGTGGTCTCACTCGTTGTTTACCTCGCGGTCGGCGGCGGATGGGCAGCGTTTCAGCGTTGGCTCAACGGCACCGAGGAACCGGAAATTCATGGTCCCCGCCGTTATTTTGATTTCACCACCGACCACAAAGTCGTCGGGATCCAATACCTTTGCGCGGCGTTTTTCCTGTTTTTCTACGCGGGAATTTTGGCTTTGATTATGCGCACCGAATTGGCGAAACCCGGGGAACAGGTCATCGGTTTCCAAACCTACAACACCCTTGTCGGTATGCACGGCATCGGCATGGTGATTGTGGCCCTGACAGCCATAATCGGCGGTTTTGGAAATTACTTCGTCCCGCTGCAAATTGGAGCGAAGGACATGGCCTTCCCCCGGTTGAACGCTCTGAGTTTCTGGTTGGTCCCACCCGCGGCCTTGATTTTGATAGCCGCCCTCTTTAACGGTGGGGTGGATTTCGGTTGGACGGCCTACGCGCCCTTGAGCACGCGGGGCCCCATGGGAAAATTGTTTTTCTTGCTGGCTTTCGCGACGGCGGGGTTTTCCTCGGTTTTCGGAGCCATCAATCTCCTCGTCACAATAATTCGGATGCGAGCCAAGGGCCTGACTTTTTGGCGATTGCCAATTTTTGTGCATTCCATCGGGGCGTCATCCGCCATCACGCTCATCGCCACCTCTGTCGTGGCCAGTTCGCTCTTCCTCGTGATTTTTGACCGGGTGTTGGGGACATCCTTTTTTGACGCTACGCGGGGAGGAAGTGCTCTCCTTTACCAACATCTTTTTTGGTTTTATTCGCACCCCGCCGTTTATATCATGGCCCTTCCAGGGTTCGGTTTAATGCTTGAAATCCTGCCGGTCTTCGCCAGGAAACCTCTTTTTATCTATCGCTGGGTTGTGGTATCCTTCTGGGCCATTGTGATCCTCAGTTGCATCGTCTGGGCGCATCACTTGTTCACCAGCGGCATGTGGGCCCTTCTAAATTTCCCTTTCATGATCACGACCGAATTGATTTCGGTTCCCACCGGCATCGTCTTTTTGTCGGCGCTGGGAACAATATGGCGCGGGAGCATCCGTATCACCCCGGCTTTTCTTTTTGCAGCTTCGATCGTGGCCAATTTCATGATCGGCGGGTTGACGGGTATTTTTCTGGCCGATGTTCCAACCGATCTGCATATGCACGACACTCTTTTCGTCACTGCCCACTTTCATTTCACTATTGTGGGCGCTGCAATTTTTGCCCTTTTTGCCGGCTTTTATTTTTGGTTCCCCAAATTTACGGGGAAAACCATGAATGCCAAGTGGGGAATGGTCCATTTTTGGAGTTTTTTCGCGTCGTTTAACGCCACCTTCATTCCGATGTTTTGGACCGGCTCCCATGGCTTACGAAGACGAGTGGCGGATTACAGCGTCGATATGAGCGGAGTCCAAATGTGGATTTCCTGCTCGGCCTTTTTTATCTTTCTGGCTACTTTGATTTTTTTGGTTAACGTTTTGCGATCAATGCGTAAGGGGGCTGCAGCTCCGGAAAACCCTTGGAACGCGGGCACTTTGGAGTGGACGCTTCCCTCGCCACCCCCTGTTCACAATTTTAACCGCCCCCCCGAAGTAATCCGATCGCCCTACACGCGGGTTGTTTGA
- a CDS encoding O-antigen ligase family protein — protein MRPFTALLLFIPLVVLTDKMFINQYGGITALNQNWVALGLFCCFCLVGVLVWWKSPSVVTSGLFVFFTATFINIYATATKGAWVGFVGTLVAFSILVGLFLVGKRARRLTYTLLAIAAIVGTTGFFVVKRFALKQRQSVDFRVFTWIGTWDMIRQQPVLGTGIGSFKWAYPAYRRPEIILLEGRSNTETDHAENEYLEIWFDEGLVGFGIFLWLFVSVSALGLRAMNRLTRDGPRPPPAHAFDDRVYKIIAFLGAWWGALLHWTMDVSVRFVSSGIFSLVLPAVIVGIVRNDPTPEQQDKPAPVDTWIRLGTALGGVLFFSWAHIPVAHALLAGSLLIVIGELMEHRLTSDTPTWQAGPFLVAGGMCAAAQILSMIDPTRDAGVFHFIRLILSIAFFLIGWGIRSSGRSLFPAIEWTRVTNQKVTVFQWAGAAGLSVCFVYGMMVWRGYFIGDIYHNVAIFFSKQSVWTNSPEFDARVQSPEFPLEMRKAYEKVGGALDHYEKTALLNPAFPMSRYFVGNVYNDWGSNFSERAKEALGKRDIEVAEKLRDKAEEYWSKSLAAYDKVKAFAPNYVQTHHQVGLIYTKKGDLETLWGNKDKAAEYWDKALENFRLYQQLDPVFPANYYRISYVHFMRGELDKAEEAYWGALRYNSANVVGRIYHNRNAETYGNLGRLYYIQLVNRFPTPTRAMLSDPLFLKSIEYYEKAMEAARLSGQEAEVGFEPTKALAVLYSRAGNETLSRTLWNKLREWNPQDPDVRRVFAPPSPANP, from the coding sequence TTGCGCCCCTTCACCGCCCTTCTGCTCTTCATTCCCCTGGTTGTGTTGACGGATAAAATGTTCATCAACCAATACGGGGGGATCACCGCCCTCAATCAGAATTGGGTCGCGCTTGGGTTGTTTTGTTGTTTTTGTTTGGTGGGGGTGTTGGTTTGGTGGAAGAGCCCCTCCGTTGTAACCAGCGGACTTTTTGTATTTTTTACAGCCACTTTCATCAACATTTATGCGACAGCAACTAAAGGCGCCTGGGTCGGCTTTGTGGGAACACTCGTGGCCTTTTCGATTTTAGTCGGATTGTTCCTCGTAGGAAAGCGCGCTCGCCGTTTGACCTACACGCTACTGGCCATAGCGGCGATTGTGGGTACGACGGGGTTTTTTGTGGTTAAGCGCTTTGCCCTCAAGCAACGGCAATCGGTCGATTTCCGTGTTTTCACTTGGATCGGGACCTGGGACATGATTCGACAACAGCCGGTCTTGGGCACCGGGATCGGATCTTTTAAATGGGCCTACCCGGCCTACCGTCGACCCGAGATTATCCTTCTGGAAGGACGATCCAACACCGAAACCGATCACGCCGAGAATGAATACCTCGAGATATGGTTCGACGAAGGGCTTGTGGGATTTGGCATCTTCCTTTGGCTGTTTGTATCGGTCAGCGCCTTGGGACTCCGCGCGATGAACCGGTTAACGCGGGATGGTCCGCGCCCCCCCCCGGCCCACGCCTTTGACGACCGTGTTTATAAAATCATCGCTTTCTTGGGGGCTTGGTGGGGGGCCTTGCTCCATTGGACCATGGACGTCTCCGTTCGTTTCGTGTCCTCGGGAATTTTTTCCCTGGTGCTCCCCGCAGTGATTGTTGGAATAGTCCGCAACGACCCCACTCCCGAACAACAAGACAAACCCGCCCCCGTTGATACCTGGATCCGACTCGGCACGGCCTTGGGGGGCGTCCTCTTTTTTTCATGGGCCCATATCCCTGTCGCTCACGCGCTTCTTGCCGGTTCTTTGCTCATAGTCATCGGCGAACTGATGGAGCATCGGCTCACCTCCGACACCCCCACTTGGCAAGCGGGGCCTTTTCTGGTTGCGGGAGGGATGTGCGCGGCTGCCCAAATCCTCTCCATGATTGATCCCACCCGCGACGCCGGAGTTTTTCATTTTATCCGATTGATCCTTTCCATTGCTTTTTTCTTGATCGGCTGGGGAATTCGCTCATCCGGCCGCTCCCTCTTTCCCGCCATCGAATGGACCCGCGTAACCAACCAAAAGGTCACTGTTTTTCAATGGGCGGGGGCCGCGGGCCTTTCGGTTTGCTTTGTCTATGGGATGATGGTGTGGCGCGGCTATTTTATTGGGGACATATACCACAACGTCGCCATATTCTTTTCCAAACAAAGCGTGTGGACGAATTCACCCGAGTTTGACGCTCGCGTGCAATCCCCCGAATTCCCTTTGGAAATGAGAAAGGCATACGAAAAGGTCGGGGGGGCCCTCGACCATTACGAAAAAACCGCGCTTCTCAACCCCGCTTTTCCCATGTCCCGGTATTTTGTCGGCAATGTTTATAACGATTGGGGATCCAATTTTTCCGAGCGGGCGAAGGAAGCCCTCGGCAAAAGGGACATCGAGGTGGCTGAAAAATTACGGGACAAGGCCGAGGAGTATTGGTCGAAATCCCTCGCCGCCTACGACAAGGTCAAAGCCTTCGCGCCCAATTACGTCCAGACCCACCATCAAGTGGGATTGATTTACACCAAGAAGGGAGATTTGGAAACCCTCTGGGGGAACAAGGACAAAGCGGCGGAATATTGGGATAAAGCTCTTGAAAACTTTCGCCTCTACCAACAGTTGGATCCCGTCTTCCCCGCGAATTACTATCGAATTTCTTACGTGCACTTCATGCGGGGGGAGTTGGACAAAGCCGAAGAGGCTTATTGGGGCGCCCTGCGCTACAATTCCGCCAACGTTGTCGGCCGGATTTACCACAACCGCAACGCCGAAACCTACGGCAATCTCGGTCGACTTTACTACATCCAGCTGGTCAATCGATTCCCCACGCCGACGCGCGCGATGCTCAGCGACCCCTTGTTCTTGAAGTCCATAGAGTATTATGAAAAAGCGATGGAGGCCGCGCGACTTTCGGGTCAAGAAGCCGAGGTGGGGTTTGAACCGACGAAAGCCCTGGCGGTCTTGTATTCCCGCGCCGGGAATGAAACCCTCTCCCGAACGCTTTGGAACAAACTCCGCGAATGGAACCCCCAAGACCCCGACGTGCGCCGGGTCTTTGCCCCGCCCTCCCCCGCCAATCCCTAA
- a CDS encoding O-antigen ligase family protein, with amino-acid sequence MAISTLASWWGHPDFFRAAIAVGGVRALGFATAVFGGAYFLSTQTTDPVDRRVAGRLVVGGVTLAAVYGLLQFAGWDPFWKDLKAFGHRPISTFGNPNFLSTAVVMVLPITVQKVLAQPSRWAAAGAGIVVLIQFAALLATMTRSSWLGATAGLLVFSFLHRPVLAKGGLRALILLVLGIGLVWLWPSITQGRGVSVLSHGSALWSGIRGASLYPSWHQRLLIWVASLDLWRDAPWWGKGWGAFDVFYPFAQARWLVWPTLAGLRTHANNAHQIFLEFAAQSGGIGLGLFLWILAVGGAWTWFHRRTFQRAERGAAAAGLAGFAGVLVDNALGNVSLFFTGPALLAFWTFGQSLSDLHRDPVVLPRTRTRRGGAGALAALSVFLTVVPWLRFSEEVEHFRGRRALEKGDSALALTAFQRAARWGSDVRFEFDRGNVLAQRSREAAQRGLPHETFERAKEAVAAFSRAQRLNPGYDEIALNRSAQWALLGDEGAAFQDRRFAWFINPTDKGTAFHLVGHPLFRELRITDKENILATAQRFFPFEPLFYRAWAAELEKAGRPTEAASAHERVLRLDLDDANAWDALRRLRPGGIPAPLREARELLRGLRLENPTDPRRRARALGLVLVLRGLLPDFPLPLLIHADLLLLDDKAEEAERLYRDFLSRVPAHDGARRNWNRALRALGRSPTTPLDADDPRW; translated from the coding sequence ATGGCGATTTCGACCCTGGCCTCCTGGTGGGGCCATCCGGATTTTTTCCGCGCGGCGATCGCGGTGGGGGGGGTGCGCGCGCTGGGTTTTGCCACCGCTGTTTTCGGCGGGGCGTATTTTCTTTCCACCCAGACAACCGACCCCGTGGATCGCCGCGTCGCCGGGAGGCTTGTGGTTGGTGGGGTGACCCTTGCCGCGGTTTATGGCTTGCTTCAATTCGCCGGGTGGGACCCTTTTTGGAAAGACCTCAAGGCTTTTGGGCATCGGCCGATTTCCACTTTCGGAAATCCCAATTTTTTATCAACCGCCGTGGTGATGGTCCTTCCAATAACCGTTCAAAAGGTCCTGGCGCAACCTTCGCGGTGGGCAGCTGCGGGAGCCGGAATTGTCGTCCTGATTCAATTCGCGGCTTTGCTCGCGACAATGACGCGCTCTTCGTGGTTGGGCGCGACAGCGGGGCTCCTGGTTTTTTCCTTTCTCCATCGTCCGGTGTTGGCCAAGGGGGGATTGCGCGCGCTCATTCTGCTCGTGCTGGGGATTGGTTTGGTGTGGCTTTGGCCCTCGATCACCCAGGGGCGGGGTGTTTCGGTCCTCTCCCACGGGAGCGCCCTCTGGTCGGGAATCCGGGGCGCCTCTCTTTATCCCTCTTGGCATCAACGGCTCTTGATTTGGGTCGCGTCGCTTGACCTTTGGCGGGACGCCCCGTGGTGGGGCAAGGGCTGGGGGGCTTTTGATGTCTTTTACCCGTTTGCCCAAGCGCGATGGCTTGTTTGGCCAACGCTCGCGGGCCTGCGCACCCACGCCAACAACGCCCACCAAATATTCCTGGAATTCGCGGCTCAGAGCGGAGGGATCGGTCTTGGGTTGTTTCTTTGGATTTTGGCCGTGGGGGGCGCGTGGACGTGGTTCCATCGGCGGACATTTCAGCGGGCGGAGCGGGGCGCGGCCGCCGCCGGTCTCGCGGGGTTTGCCGGGGTCCTGGTCGACAACGCGTTGGGCAACGTCTCTCTCTTTTTCACCGGTCCCGCGCTGCTCGCCTTTTGGACTTTTGGCCAATCCCTCTCGGATCTCCACCGGGATCCCGTGGTCCTCCCCCGCACACGAACACGAAGGGGGGGGGCGGGGGCCCTCGCGGCCTTGTCGGTCTTCTTGACCGTCGTTCCCTGGCTTCGATTCAGTGAAGAAGTCGAACATTTCCGAGGACGCCGCGCTCTGGAAAAAGGGGACTCCGCCTTGGCCCTGACCGCCTTCCAAAGGGCCGCCCGCTGGGGGTCCGATGTTCGCTTTGAATTCGACAGGGGGAATGTTCTTGCCCAGCGCTCCCGGGAAGCGGCCCAACGGGGCCTTCCGCACGAAACTTTCGAAAGAGCCAAAGAGGCCGTCGCGGCCTTTTCCCGCGCGCAGCGCCTGAACCCGGGCTACGACGAAATCGCCCTCAATCGCTCCGCCCAATGGGCACTCCTCGGGGATGAAGGCGCGGCCTTTCAAGACCGACGGTTCGCTTGGTTCATCAATCCCACCGACAAGGGCACTGCGTTTCATCTGGTGGGCCATCCCCTTTTTCGAGAATTGCGAATCACGGATAAAGAAAACATCCTTGCCACCGCCCAACGGTTTTTTCCGTTTGAACCGCTTTTTTACCGGGCCTGGGCCGCGGAACTTGAAAAAGCGGGGCGCCCCACCGAGGCGGCGTCCGCCCACGAGCGGGTTCTCCGTCTCGATCTTGACGACGCGAACGCGTGGGACGCTCTTCGGCGTCTTCGCCCCGGCGGAATCCCCGCCCCGTTGCGGGAAGCCCGAGAGCTCCTCCGCGGCCTCCGCCTTGAGAACCCGACCGATCCCCGCCGCCGGGCGCGGGCCCTCGGCCTCGTTCTGGTGTTGCGGGGCCTGTTGCCCGATTTCCCTCTGCCCCTCTTAATCCACGCCGACCTCTTGTTGCTTGACGATAAAGCGGAGGAAGCCGAACGGCTCTACCGGGATTTTTTATCCCGCGTGCCCGCTCACGACGGGGCCCGCCGGAACTGGAATCGGGCGCTACGCGCCTTGGGGCGATCGCCCACCACCCCGCTTGACGCCGACGATCCCCGGTGGTAA
- a CDS encoding sensor histidine kinase, with translation MIDAFAADRKHPLASFFRQPGRPGLRTRLLFFFTLSLMIPILAAGTIVWLTMHRARRQSLFREQRELSRRIADRAAAHVESTRRGLAALTAQHRFANALPGQQSAALRDLLETYPDLMEAVLYDANGRGLTRAARRNGRVTWGKDSSDRSRREEFQQAAAGRSYIGPVFFTSRDRVPQMFLSVPLGGSRGVLLARLGLGNLWDQVAEASNLSSRVFVVDTEGRLLAHPNRERVLGHENWGERALVLPFMKGTGKENAPMDIGEGAQRTLAVFHRVRGLPWAVFAEMPYRPAFAPVRHMAFGALTAIVLLGAGFMALGFALVEKILRPLREMRDGLERIGRGELSHRLDIRTGDELQQVAQALNGMAESLSALETTKRDLTHMIVHDLKSPLSATLGSIDYVLMLAQDTLPPDQKKLLTLGAKSGRDLLRLIQNLLDVAKMEEGKLQLRREIFSLLELAGQCVDDLEAQIVRENKVISVEVAKDLPKVWADRDLVHRVLANLLTNALKHTPPRTEISIHVGATPDRQTVVMSVRDNGEGIPKEFLTRIFEKFSQAEVKRQAHRVGSGLGLTFCKLAVEAHGGKIWVESEPGLGSEFFFSVPLVKPPESSVPVASPGEHKNVVHA, from the coding sequence ATGATCGACGCCTTCGCCGCGGACCGAAAACACCCCCTCGCCTCTTTCTTCCGCCAACCCGGCCGTCCCGGCCTGCGAACGCGCCTCCTTTTCTTTTTCACGCTGAGCTTGATGATACCCATCCTCGCGGCGGGTACCATCGTTTGGCTCACCATGCACCGGGCCCGTCGCCAAAGCCTCTTCCGCGAACAACGGGAGCTGTCCCGCCGCATCGCCGACCGCGCCGCCGCCCACGTGGAAAGCACCCGTCGAGGCCTGGCCGCCTTGACCGCCCAACATCGCTTCGCCAACGCCCTGCCCGGCCAACAATCCGCCGCGCTCCGCGACCTGCTGGAAACCTACCCCGATTTAATGGAAGCCGTGCTGTACGACGCCAACGGCCGGGGGCTCACCCGGGCGGCGCGCCGCAACGGCCGCGTGACCTGGGGCAAGGATAGTTCCGATCGGTCCCGGCGCGAAGAGTTTCAACAGGCAGCGGCGGGCCGCTCCTACATCGGTCCGGTGTTTTTTACGTCGCGGGACCGCGTGCCGCAAATGTTCTTGTCCGTCCCTTTGGGGGGCAGCCGCGGGGTTCTGTTGGCGCGCCTCGGTTTGGGCAACCTCTGGGACCAAGTGGCGGAAGCTTCCAATCTCAGCTCCCGCGTTTTCGTCGTCGACACCGAAGGCCGCCTTCTGGCGCACCCCAATCGCGAGCGCGTTTTGGGCCACGAGAATTGGGGGGAGCGCGCCCTGGTTCTTCCCTTTATGAAAGGGACCGGAAAGGAGAACGCCCCCATGGACATTGGGGAAGGCGCCCAGCGGACACTGGCCGTTTTTCACCGCGTCCGCGGATTGCCTTGGGCGGTGTTCGCCGAGATGCCCTACCGTCCCGCTTTCGCGCCCGTGCGGCACATGGCCTTCGGCGCTCTGACGGCGATCGTTTTGCTCGGGGCGGGATTCATGGCTTTGGGGTTCGCGCTCGTTGAAAAAATCCTGCGTCCCCTGCGGGAGATGCGCGACGGCCTCGAACGCATCGGACGGGGGGAATTGTCCCACCGCCTCGATATCCGCACCGGCGACGAGCTTCAACAGGTCGCCCAAGCGTTGAACGGCATGGCCGAATCCTTGAGCGCCCTGGAAACCACCAAACGCGATCTGACGCACATGATCGTCCATGATTTAAAGAGCCCCCTGTCGGCCACGCTCGGCTCGATCGATTACGTCCTGATGCTGGCCCAAGACACGCTGCCCCCCGATCAAAAAAAGCTATTGACGCTGGGGGCCAAATCCGGCCGCGACCTCCTGCGCCTGATTCAAAACCTCCTGGACGTCGCCAAAATGGAGGAGGGCAAGCTTCAATTGCGGCGGGAGATCTTTTCCCTTTTGGAATTGGCGGGCCAGTGCGTTGACGATTTGGAAGCCCAAATCGTTCGCGAGAACAAAGTGATTTCGGTCGAGGTCGCCAAAGACCTTCCCAAAGTGTGGGCGGACCGCGATTTGGTGCATCGGGTTTTGGCCAACCTATTGACCAACGCTTTGAAACACACACCGCCCCGCACGGAAATTTCCATCCACGTCGGCGCCACGCCGGATCGACAAACCGTGGTGATGAGCGTCCGCGATAACGGCGAGGGCATTCCCAAGGAATTCCTCACGCGGATCTTTGAAAAGTTCAGCCAGGCCGAAGTGAAGCGCCAAGCCCACCGGGTGGGCAGCGGGTTGGGGTTGACCTTCTGCAAGCTGGCCGTCGAAGCCCACGGGGGGAAAATCTGGGTGGAATCCGAACCCGGATTGGGGAGTGAATTCTTTTTCAGCGTCCCCCTGGTTAAACCGCCGGAGTCCTCCGTTCCGGTCGCGTCGCCCGGCGAACACAAAAACGTCGTCCACGCTTAA